The following are from one region of the Anomaloglossus baeobatrachus isolate aAnoBae1 chromosome 1, aAnoBae1.hap1, whole genome shotgun sequence genome:
- the LOC142300393 gene encoding protein kinase C delta type-like produces the protein MELNMESLRKRKRESIEEVPKKRKIETSEGDKDGTNQNLIKAPKRPGSPIQQSIESKRKRGQAMGDKADNESSVSPKAEPELNMESLRKRKGESIDEVPKKRRTETSEDEKDGTNQSLIKAAKRPGSPIQESIESKRKRGEAMGDKADDGSSGSPKADTEQLSGTTPAESPIIVTGLESFTFHKILGEGGFGKVMLATHKASQQQVAVKMVKKRLLLNISRDEILIERQVLEMTRKSPFITRAFATFQSQDYLFYVMEYLSRGDLLDIMSTNGPFPISATRFLAAELICGLQFLHSRGIIHRDIKPDNILLDSTGHLKIADFGLAVMNIFGDTNISGWAGTRLYMAPEILQNKPYNTAVDWFSAGLVIYVMATGRHPFYRGKIGRALKAIINDDPVFPNEMDPQLKAIINGLLDKSAESRQKFVENIRYHPFFMEINWTDIEEATACPSFQLTPPPVMTSDTMKDVLCFTEANNTPIAETGQNLFCGFTFANEGWKVIESIPKPITSNRRPVKPHRRTFGTIVKDAFHRIWRRIKPWK, from the exons atggagctgaatatggagagtttaaggaagagaaagagagagagcatagaagaggtgccaaaaaaaaggaaaatagaaacatcagagggtgataaagatggcaccaaccaaaaCCTTATCAAGGCTCCaaagagacctggaagcccgatacagcaGAGTATCGAGAGCAAGAGGAAAAGGGGACaagcgatgggggacaaagctgatAATGAATCCAGCGTCTCCCCCAAAGCTGAACCtgagctgaatatggagagtttgaggaagagaaagggagaaagcatagatgaggtgccaaaaaaaaggaGAACGGAAACATCAGAGGAtgaaaaagatggcaccaaccaaagccttatcaaggctgcaaaaagacctggaagcccgatacaagAGAGTATCGAGAGcaagaggaaaaggggagaagcgatgggggacaaagctgatgatggatccagtGGGTCCCCCAAAGCTGACACTGAGCAGCTGTCAG GGACAACCCCGGCTGAATCTCCCATCATTGTGACTGGActggagagcttcaccttccataaaatccttggagagggcggatttggtaaa GTCATGTTGGCCACACATAAGGCCTCCCAACAACAAGTGGCAGTGAAGATGGTGAAGAAGAGGCTCCTACTTAATATATCAAGAGACGAGATCCTGATAGAACGACAGGTCctggagatgactaggaagagtccattCATTACTCGGGCTTTTgccaccttccagtcccag GACTACTTATTCTACGTCATGGAATATCTCAGCAGAGGAGACCTTCTAGACATCATGTCAACCAATGGCCCATTTCCTATTTCAGCCACCAG ATTTCTTGCTgctgagctgatctgtgggctgcagtttctccactccaggggcatcatacacag AGACATAAAACCGGACAACATTTTACTGGACAGCACCGGTCACTTGAAGATCGCTGATTTCGGTCTTGCAGTGATGAACATCTTTGGCGATACAAACATTTCAGGTTGGGCCGGGACTCGTTtatacatggctcctgag ATTCTTCAAAACAAGCCCTACAACAcggcagtggactggttctctgctggtcTGGTGATATACGTGATGGCTACTGGCAGACATCCATTCTATCGAGGGAAAATTGGTAGGGCCCTTAAAGCAATAATCAATGATGATCCTGTCTTCCCAAATGAAATGGACCCCCAACTCAAAGCCATCATTAATGGG CTCTTGGATAAGTCAGCAGAAAGTCGACAGAAATTTGTGGAGAACATCAGATATCATCCATTCTTTATGGAGATCAACTGGACAGATATAGAGGAAGCCACAGCGTGTCCTTCATTCCAGCTAACCCCT ccaccagtgatgacatcTGATACAATGAAAGACGTCCTGTGCTTTACTGAAGCTAACAATACACCAATAGCCGAAACAGGTCAAAACCTGTTCTGTGGATTCACATTTGCCAATGAAGGATGGAAAGTCATAGAATCAATACCAAAACCTATAACATCTAATCGAAGGCCTGTAAAACCCCATCGGAG GACATTTGGCACTATTGTGAAGGACGCCTTCCACAGGATCTGGAGGAGGATAAAACCCTGGAAGTGA